The Geotalea uraniireducens Rf4 genome window below encodes:
- a CDS encoding outer membrane lipoprotein-sorting protein → MHENRSVRKILLLLALAALLTAMSACLAWGGADARALLKESENRHRTRTQQYAGDLTVVNKDGKVRKKGWKSFREGYAGDARNLIRFTDPPEVKGVGFLSLSRSAGQNPDQWLYLPSMKRERRIAAQDRDASFVGTDFNYEDMEEFDHEKYKVALQGEETLNGYPCYVIAATPLEKGGKSVYEKKILYLRKDILYLLREDLYRKGEKEPTKRLILSDIQKIDGHWVARKMEMSDLRKGSRTTVLLKEIAFDRPQAVGRFTLRNLNREGGD, encoded by the coding sequence ATGCACGAAAACAGATCAGTACGAAAAATCCTGCTCCTGTTAGCTTTGGCAGCGCTTTTGACCGCCATGTCCGCATGCCTTGCCTGGGGGGGCGCCGATGCCCGCGCGCTCCTCAAGGAGTCGGAGAATCGCCACCGGACCCGAACCCAGCAGTACGCCGGGGATCTTACGGTGGTGAACAAGGATGGCAAGGTCCGCAAGAAGGGATGGAAGAGCTTTCGTGAAGGGTACGCCGGGGATGCCAGGAATCTTATCCGTTTCACCGACCCGCCGGAGGTGAAGGGGGTCGGTTTCCTTTCCCTATCCCGCTCGGCGGGGCAGAATCCGGACCAATGGCTCTACCTGCCCTCCATGAAGCGGGAGCGGAGGATCGCGGCCCAGGACCGGGATGCCTCGTTCGTCGGAACCGACTTCAACTACGAGGACATGGAGGAGTTCGACCACGAGAAGTACAAGGTGGCGCTGCAAGGGGAAGAGACCCTGAACGGTTACCCCTGCTACGTCATTGCTGCAACTCCCCTGGAGAAGGGGGGGAAGTCGGTCTACGAGAAGAAGATCCTTTACCTGCGCAAGGACATCCTCTACCTGCTCCGTGAGGATCTCTACCGAAAAGGGGAGAAGGAGCCGACTAAAAGGCTCATCCTGTCCGACATTCAAAAAATCGACGGGCACTGGGTAGCGCGGAAAATGGAGATGAGCGACCTCAGGAAGGGGAGCAGGACGACAGTGCTCCTGAAGGAGATCGCCTTCGACAGGCCCCAGGCGGTGGGCCGCTTCACCCTCCGGAACCTGAATCGCGAGGGGGGGGATTGA
- a CDS encoding FtsX-like permease family protein codes for MRFLLATLSLSYVRRHVAKTLLTLLGVVVGVATFSSIRSAQGTLVQGIRSTVDRVAGKAQLQITMVGGVPEEVQEKVRELPGIRATSPVIEQIVVPERGELGSLLVIGIDLLGDREMRDYGFDGQDADLDDPLLFLAQPDSALFTRQFAEKAKLKTGETLSLRLPAGVKRVAARGLLTPKGFAEAFGGNLMVVDVYAAQELFGRGRRFDRLDIRLTEGTTIAQATATLEKALGPAYRIETPDRRGEQMERVVANFVAGFNVSSGFALSIGTFLIFNAFNVAVNRRRRDIGTLRALGATPRQVQALFLAEALVIGIVGGILGCLAGTTLSQGFLQMMGQTTETVYGVTSSGAVHLPPGIALESMVLGLLASLVGAWGPALAASRISPTEALAKGAFQARLPGKVASRVAAGLVAFGCAILLALHPPFGGNPLILSVLLLGGTGLVLLVGPLSRALLRFFIPVVARFAPVSGRLSSDALLGSPRRTSGTVMAMALSLTFVLGFAGYMGSTKATMTRWMNDALTCDLFVRASANFSRPDFLFPGELREELLKVPGVRAVESYRGIRPLYRGHQILVGTIEVGPLLDRTNLEFIQGNAESMRRGVTQQGMCTVSENFFRRYGLGVGQQVELVTPSGTVRFPIAAVIRDYSSDQGTVNLDRTQFLRLWKDDRVDIFDVSVVRGANVGQVRDAIRAKLAGRFPALVSTRQEFTAEIGKAIDAFYALTRITVFLALLVAFLGIVTSLLISVSERTREIGILKALGALRSQIGRSIVVEALALALTGLLLALPAGNLFALFMEGAIAEFFTGWRMPHHYPWEILVQLLVALPLISAFAAWIPARQAGRLKITEAIEYE; via the coding sequence ATGAGGTTTCTGCTGGCTACACTTTCTCTCTCCTACGTCAGGCGACATGTGGCCAAGACCCTGCTTACACTCCTCGGCGTTGTGGTTGGCGTGGCTACCTTCAGCTCGATCAGGAGCGCCCAGGGGACCCTTGTCCAAGGGATACGCTCCACGGTTGACCGCGTCGCCGGCAAGGCCCAGCTCCAGATCACCATGGTGGGAGGGGTGCCGGAAGAGGTGCAGGAGAAGGTCCGCGAGCTTCCTGGTATCCGGGCCACCTCGCCGGTCATCGAACAGATCGTGGTCCCCGAGCGGGGGGAACTGGGCAGCCTCCTTGTCATCGGCATCGATCTTCTCGGAGACCGGGAGATGCGCGACTACGGTTTCGACGGCCAGGACGCCGACTTGGACGACCCGCTCCTCTTTCTTGCCCAGCCCGACTCGGCGCTCTTCACCCGCCAGTTTGCAGAGAAGGCAAAGCTGAAAACAGGCGAAACCCTTTCTCTGCGCCTGCCTGCCGGGGTGAAGCGGGTTGCGGCGCGGGGACTGCTTACCCCCAAAGGTTTTGCCGAGGCGTTTGGCGGCAATCTGATGGTTGTGGATGTTTATGCCGCCCAGGAACTGTTCGGCAGAGGACGCCGCTTCGATCGGCTGGACATCCGGCTTACCGAAGGGACCACTATTGCACAGGCGACCGCGACACTGGAAAAGGCGCTCGGCCCTGCCTACCGCATCGAGACGCCGGATCGTCGGGGGGAGCAGATGGAGCGGGTCGTCGCCAACTTTGTGGCCGGCTTCAACGTCTCGAGCGGCTTCGCCCTGTCCATAGGAACTTTCCTGATCTTCAATGCGTTCAACGTGGCGGTGAACCGCCGGCGGCGTGACATCGGCACGCTCCGCGCCCTCGGCGCTACCCCTCGCCAGGTACAGGCCCTCTTTCTGGCCGAGGCGCTGGTTATCGGAATCGTCGGAGGCATTTTGGGCTGCCTGGCCGGAACAACGCTTTCGCAAGGTTTTCTCCAGATGATGGGGCAGACGACGGAGACGGTTTATGGCGTAACAAGCTCCGGCGCGGTACACCTTCCTCCGGGGATTGCGTTGGAATCCATGGTTCTCGGCTTGTTGGCATCGCTCGTCGGCGCCTGGGGACCGGCACTGGCGGCCTCCAGGATCTCACCGACCGAGGCGCTCGCCAAGGGGGCGTTCCAGGCGCGGCTCCCCGGCAAGGTTGCGTCTCGGGTCGCGGCCGGTTTGGTCGCCTTCGGTTGCGCGATCCTCCTTGCCCTGCACCCGCCTTTTGGGGGCAACCCGCTTATCCTTTCCGTTCTCCTCCTCGGCGGCACAGGGCTTGTGCTCCTCGTGGGACCCCTATCCCGTGCCTTGCTGCGCTTTTTCATCCCCGTCGTCGCGCGATTCGCGCCGGTTTCGGGCCGCCTCTCCTCGGACGCCCTTCTGGGTTCCCCCCGCAGGACCTCCGGGACGGTGATGGCGATGGCCCTTTCGCTCACCTTCGTCCTCGGTTTCGCTGGGTACATGGGGTCCACCAAGGCAACAATGACGCGCTGGATGAACGATGCGCTCACCTGCGATCTCTTTGTGCGCGCATCCGCAAACTTCTCTCGTCCCGACTTCCTTTTTCCCGGTGAGCTGCGGGAGGAACTGCTAAAGGTGCCCGGGGTGCGAGCTGTGGAGAGCTACCGGGGAATACGGCCCCTCTATCGGGGGCATCAGATCCTGGTCGGTACCATCGAGGTCGGCCCCTTATTGGACCGGACCAACCTGGAATTCATCCAGGGGAACGCGGAATCAATGCGTCGTGGTGTGACACAGCAGGGGATGTGTACCGTCTCGGAGAACTTTTTCCGGCGCTACGGGCTGGGCGTTGGACAGCAGGTGGAACTGGTCACCCCGAGCGGAACCGTGCGGTTCCCGATTGCGGCGGTGATCCGCGACTACAGCTCCGACCAGGGGACGGTGAACCTGGACCGTACCCAATTCCTCCGTCTCTGGAAGGATGATCGTGTGGACATATTCGACGTCTCCGTGGTCCGTGGCGCAAATGTCGGCCAGGTGCGGGATGCTATCCGGGCGAAGCTCGCCGGGAGATTTCCCGCGCTCGTCTCCACCCGCCAGGAGTTCACCGCCGAGATCGGCAAGGCGATCGACGCTTTCTACGCCCTGACGCGGATCACGGTCTTCCTCGCCCTGCTGGTCGCTTTCCTCGGCATCGTCACTTCACTCCTCATTTCGGTGTCGGAACGGACCCGGGAGATCGGGATCCTGAAGGCGCTGGGGGCTTTGCGCTCCCAGATCGGCCGCAGCATCGTGGTCGAGGCGCTGGCCCTCGCTTTGACGGGACTCCTCCTGGCGCTCCCGGCCGGCAACCTCTTTGCCTTATTTATGGAGGGAGCCATAGCGGAGTTCTTCACCGGCTGGCGCATGCCCCACCATTATCCGTGGGAAATCCTGGTACAGCTCCTGGTCGCCTTGCCACTGATCTCGGCGTTTGCGGCCTGGATTCCCGCGCGCCAGGCGGGAAGGTTGAAGATCACCGAAGCGATAGAATACGAATAG